The region AGCAGCTTGAGGGAGGTGTCCAACTCCAGGCAGACGCGCACCACTTCGGTGCCGCCCCGGCGGGCCTCGTCGATCAGGCGGAGCTGGGCGGGGTCGTCGACCATGACGGTGACGACGGCGGCGAGCTTGGGGTCGGAGGTCAGCTCGGCGAAGCCCTGGGTGTCCGCCGAGGGGTAGGCGAGCAGGATGTCGTCGAAGCCGGAACGGGCCAGCCAGATCGACTCGGCCAGGGTGAAGGACATGATGCCCGCGAAACCGTCCCGCTCCAGGACGCGCTCGAGCAGGGCGCGGCAGCGCACCGACTTGCTGGCGACCCGGATCGGCTTGCCGCCGGCCCTGCGGACGAGGTCGTCCGCGTTCGCGTCGAAGGCCTCCAGATCCACGATCGCGAGAGGGGCGTCGAGATGAGCGGTGGCCCGGTCGTAGCGGGCCCGGTCTGCGGCGCGGGCAGTCATGACCGAAGCCTGCCAGACCCGATTACCGCAGGGTAGGGGGATGTTCCGGGCAGATGCCCCGGGCACGCGGACTGGTTCCCTCCCTGCCCACGTCAACCCGTAGAGTGACGCGCACGCAGGGAGGAACGACCTTGTCCGGGTGGGTCGTGCCCGGGATGACGGTCCGTCGCCACGGGTATGGGTGCTCGTGACGGGTGAGTCGCCGAGGTGGTTTCTTCCGTACACGTGAGCGGCCCGGCGGATTCCGGGCCGGGTCGGTAGCCCGGGTACGAGGAAACGGGGGGTGCATGAGCACGGAAGCGCGCCGCGCCTCCATCCCGCCACGCCCGGCCACCCCACCCCGCCCGGCACAGCCACCGGGAGAGTCGCCCGAGGGAGCAGCGTCTCCCGCGCAGGACACCTCACCGCCTCCCGTGGAAGGCCGCACCGGATCCTCGCCCTCCCGCCCGTCGCCGCGACCGGCGCAGCGCGCCGGGGAGGCTGCCGCACCGTCCCGCCGGGCGACCCCACCACGGCCTGAACAGGCCCCGACGAGCGGGGAGCGCGTGCCGTCCAGCCGGCCGACCCCGCCGCGGCCGGAACAGTCTCCCGTGAGCGGGGAGCGCGTGCCCTCCTGGTCGGCGACCCCGCCTCGGCCCGAACAGTCTTCGAGGAGCGAGGGTGGTGTGCCGTCCCGTCCGGCGGCCACGCCGAGGCCGGAGATGTCTCCCGGGCATGGGAATCCGGTGCCCCCGCAGAGGCCCGAAGCGCCGCCCGCGGGGGGCGTCACACAGCCGCCGCGTCCGGCGACCCCGCCGCGGCTCGAGCAGTCCCCGGTGGGCCAGTCCTCCGTGGGCGAGGACGCGGTGCCGCCCCGCCCGAAGTACCTGCCCTCGGGCGCCACTTGGCGGCCGCGCCCGGCCGAGCCGCCGGTGGGCGGCGAGCCCTGGTCGCTGCCGAGCCCGCAGGAACCGCCCGCGGCCACCGCCCCGAGTCCTCGCCGGACGGACCCGTCCGTCGTCGGCGAGCCCTGGACGCTCCTCGACTCCGGGGACCTGCCCCAGGGAGGCGCCCCGCGCCGCCCGGCGGAGCGGACCACCACGGCTGACGCCCCCGCCGCGCGCGCACCCCGGCAGAGCCGCCCGTCCCCGGCGGAGGACGCCATGACGCCGTCCCGCGCGGGCGCCGCCTCCCAGCCACCGGGTTCGTCCACCGCCGGGATTCCGGGTTCGGGCGACGAGTCCCGTACCCCGTTGCCGCCCGATGCCGCCGCCGGGGCGCCCGGCGCGGTCGGTGGTTCCCAGCGGCCGGTGCCGGCCGGTTCCCCCGCGGACGGGGTCTCGCGCTCGGGTGAGGCGTCCGACGCCTCCGGCGATGTCATCGCGCGCCCGGACGGCGGCGGTACCCGGTCGTCGCGCCCCTTCCGGCTCTCGCACGACCCGCAACCTTCTTCGGGGTCGTCCTCCGCCGGCACGACGCCCTCGCAGGCGCCGGGTGCCATCGACACCCCGGAGCCCCCGCGCCACGAGCCGACGCACCCCCGCTTCCCCGGCCGGCGCACCACTCCCGCGTCCCCGCCCCCGCCCCCGGCCTCCGCCCGCTTTCCCGACGCCCCGCCCGCCGGTCGGCACCCCGGCGTGCCGCACCCCGGCCCGGCCCGGCGGACCCCCGTGCCCGAGGACGGGATCACGGAGACGACCACGCGGCTGCGCCCCGTCCCCGCGGAGCGGCCCGGCGAACCGTCCGCCCCCGCGAGCCCGGCCCCCGGCACGGCACGCCCGTACGTGTCGTTCGCGGAGCCCGAGACCTACGACGACACCAAGCGCCGGCGCCACGTCGGCGCGCGCACCCGGCCCCGGGCGGCAGCGGCCGCGGCCTGTGTCGTGCTGGGCCTCGGCCTCATCGGCGGCGCGGCGGCCGGAAGCTGGCTGACCGGCGACGGCACGGACGGGGACGCTACGCACAGCGCCTTCGTGGCGGCCGGAAGCCTCTGGCACAGCGTGCCCGTGGACCAGCTCTTCCCGCCCACCGTGCAGGGCCAGGGCGCGGGCCCCGGCGGCGCCGACCGCACCTGGACCCGGCTCGCCGTCGCCCCGGACAGCGGCTGCGCGAACGCCTTCGATCCGCTCCTGAGCAAGGCGCTCGCCCCGGCCGGCTGTCTGCGGCTGCTGCGCGCCACCTACACGGACGCGACCCGCAGCCAGGTCACCACCGTGGGCCTGCTGTTCACCAAGGCGGACCCGGCGACCATGACCGCGCTGAAGAACCGTTTCCAGCAGGAAGGCCTCAATCGGCGGACCGATCTGATGCCTCGTCCGTACGCCGCCAAGGGCACCGTCGCCGCCGGGTTCGGCGACGCCCAGCGCGCGTCCTGGACGGTGTCGGTGCTCACCGACGCCCCCGTGGTCGTCTACGCCGTCTCCGGCTTCGCCGACGGCCGTATCGTCACCGCCCCGCAGCCCGCCGCGGACGCCATCAAGCCCGGTGCGACCACGGCCCCGGCCCAGGCGGGCCTGGGCCACGACGCACAGGGACTCGCCGACCGCATCGAGCGCAGCCTGCGCAAAACCGTCGGCTCGGCCACGGAGAAGCCGTCATGACCCGCAAGGCCACCACCAGCAGGGCCACCACCCACAAGGCCACCCACAAGGCCATCCGCAAGGCATCCCGCAGGGCCACCCAGAGGGCCGGAGCCCTGAGCGTCCTGCTGGCCGCCTCCCTCGCCCTGCTCCCGTCCACCGCCGCGCACGCCGACGGCATACGTGCCCAGGAGTGGGCCCTCGACGCGATGCACACCCAGCAGGCCTGGCGTACCACGAAGGGCCAGGGCATCACGGTCGCGGTCCTCGACACGGGCGTCGACGACCAGCATCCGGACCTGGCCGGCAACGTCCTCACCGGCAAGGACATGGTCGGCTTCGGGGCGCAGCGCGGTGACCGCGCATGGGCCCGGCACGGCACCGCGATGGCCGGGATCATCGCCGGTCACGGGCACGGCGTCGGCAATGGCGACGGAGTCCTGGGCATCGCCCCCGAAGCGAAGATACTCCCCGTCCGCGTCATCCTCGAAGACGGCGACTCGGCCCGTACGAGGGCCCGCAACACCCGTGGCAACGCCCTCGCCGAGGGCATCCGCTGGGCCACCGACCAGGGCGCCGACGTCATCAACCTCTCCCTCGGTGACGACTCCAAGTCCGCCCATCCCGAGCCAGCCGAGGACGCGGCCGTCCAGTACGCCCTGAAGAAGGGCGCGGTCGTCGTCGCCTCGGCCGGCAACGGCGGTGAGAAGGGCGACCACATCTCGTACCCGGCGGCCTACCCGGGCGTGATCGCGGCCACGGCCGTCGACCAGAACGGCACCCGCGCCTCGTTCTCCACCCGCCGCTGGTACGCCACCGTCAGCGCCCCCGGCGTCGACGTCGTCATCGCCGACCCGGACGACAAGTACTACGAGGGCTGGGGCACCAGCGCCGCCTCCGCGTTCGTCTCCGGCGCGGTCGCGCTCATCAAGGCGGCCCACCCGGGCCTGTCCCCGGCGCAGATCAAGAAGCTCCTGGAGGACACCGCCCGCAACGCCCCCAGCGGCGGCCGCGACGACTCCCGCGGCTTCGGCTTCATCGACCCCGCGGCGGCCATCGAGGCCGCCGGCCGTCTCAAGCCGGACAGCACCCACGCGGCGGCGTACGGCAAGAAGTACTTCGGTATGGGCCCCGACGCCGCCCCGGACGACAACCAGCCGTCCGGCTGGGTGGGCCCGGCGGCGGGCGGCGCGGGCGTGCTCCTGCTGGCCGCGTCGGTGATCCTGTGGCGTGGCCGCAGGTTCTCGGGGCAGGACGTGTCGGGCGACGTGCCCCTTTAGGGGCGCGGGGCTGTGACATGTGCGGCTCCGCCGCGTGGGCGCGCCCAGCCACTACCCACCCGGAGTCTCACGGACATCCCGCACCTTTACGGCCCCCCGAACTCACGCGGAGCCGAACGCGGCCACCGCCGCCTTCGCCGCCGCCTCCACCACCGAGATCCCCTTGGCCTTGGTCGTGTTGCCGTTGGACAGCGTCGCCACCAGGTACTCGGCACCGTCGACAGTGACCCGACCGATGCTGTTGATGTCCCACAGCCCGGTCGAACTCCGCGCCAGCCACCCGTTCTTGAGGGCCCACTGCGTGCCGTCGGCCGCCGCCGACACCCCCCAGTGCTGATCGGCGGCGATCTCGCCCATCAACCCCTGGAGATACGTGCGCGAGGCCTCGCTGAGTTCGGAGTCGTCCCCGAACACCTGCTGGAGCAGGGTGAGTTGGTCGGCGGCCGTGGTCTGGGTCAGGCCCCACAGCGCACCGTCCCCGCCGGAGGTGTCGGTCAGTCCGAACCGCTTGTTCGCGGCGTCGAGACCGTCCGCCTGCCCGATGATGTCCCACAGAGCGGACGCGGACGCGTTGTCACTGTTCGTGATCATCGCGGTGGCGTACGTCTTCTCCGTCGCCGTCAGATGCCGGTCCGCGTCCTGCGCCTGGAGCAGCAGCGTCGCGAGGATGTCGACCTTGACGATGCTGGCCGTGTCGAAGGCCCCCTCGCCGTAGGCGGCGCCCTCCCCGGAGTCGATGTCGAACACCGCGACCGACACCTCTGCGCCGTCCTCCAGGGCCACGGCCTTCATCGCCTTGGTGAGCAGGGCGTCCCGGTCCACCGTGGGCTTGGTCACAGGTTCCACCGATGTCTCCTGGCTGGGGGATGACGCGGCCGACGCCGAGGACGACGTACCCGGCGATGCCGAGGGGGAGGATACGAGGCTCCTGCGGTCGTGCGCCTGTGCCTTCACGTACACGGCACCCGCTGCCGTACCGCCCACGAGGACGGCGGAAGCCACCACGATGTGGACGAGGGTCCTGCGTCCGGAGCGGCGGGTGCGACGCCGACGAGCTCTGTGAGGGGCCATCCCGCGATGCTCGGGGCGGTGCCTGTGCCCGGCGTTAGACGGATGTTAGAGGTGTGTCAGCGAAACCTGAGAATCCCGTGAAAGCTGTCAACGCCAGGTTTCCGGGCCCGCACAAGCCCAGCAGCATCCCCCCGATAGGGTCGGGGACCGTGGCGAACAAGAACATTCCCGACTCCGGCTTCCCCGACGACGACGGCTCCGCCGATCCCCGGCTGAGCGCGGCACTCGCGGCCTGGGCCGAGGACCGCACCGCCGTACGGCCGGTCCTGGAGGCGCTCAAGGGTGCCCGGCTCCTCGTGCCCGTGGTGGCCGTCCTCGGCGAGGTCGAGGAGGACGAGAACGGGCTGCGTCACGAGAAGACCAGCGACATGGCGGTGCCCACCCTGAAGGCCGGCCACCGCACCGCCCTGCCCGCCTTCACCTCCACCGAGTCGCTGGCCCGCTGGGACCCGGCGGCCCGCCCCGTCGCCGTACCCCTGCACCAGGCCCTGCAGGCCGCCGCGCACGAGAAGGCCGACACGGTCGTCCTCGACCTGGCCGGTCCGGTGCCGTACGAACTGACCGGCTCGGCGCTGCTCGCCCTCGCCGAGGGGCGTACGACGGCGGACCCGCTCGCCGATCCCGCCGTGGTCGAGGCGGTACGCGCCGCCGTGGCCGCCGAGCCCGCCGTACTCCGCGCCCACCTGGGCCCCGGCGAGGCCGACGGCACCCTCGCGCTGGTACTGGACCCGAACGCGGCCCCGGCCGAAGCCGCCCGCGCGCTCGCCGGGCGGCTCGCCGCCGACGAAACACTGAGGGCCCGCCTGGTGCGCGGTCTCGACCTGGCACTGCTGCCGGCCGGGACGACGCCACCGGGCGAGCCCTTGTACGTACGTCAGTGAAAGCGGGAGCGGGAGAGGAACCAGAGCCTCTCCGGCGGATCCGGTCCTAGCCGTAGATCGGGCCCGTGTACTTCTCGCCCGGGCCCTGGCCCGGCTCGTCCGGGACGATCGACGCCTCGCGGAACGCCAGCTGCAGCGACTTCAGGCCGTCGCGCAGCGGGGACGCGTGGAAGGAACTGATCTCGGTCGCGCTCGCGTCGAGCAGTCCGGCCAGCGCGTGGATCAGCTTGCGCGCCTCGTCGAGGTCCTTGTACTTGTCGCCCTCCTCGGTCAGACCGAGCTTCACGGCGGCGGCGCTCATCAGGTTGACGGCGACCGTCACGAGGACCTCGACCGCGGGGACCTCGGCGATGTCGCGGGTCATGCTGTCGAAGTCGGGGTTCTGGGGAGGGGTGTCACTCATGTCCCACACGATAGGCCCCGGCACGCCGGCACCCGTCCGCGGGAGCGCGGAGGCGCTCGGTTAGCGCGGGCCCGGGGGAGCTGCTAACCTTGTGTAACGACCGGCCGGACGCGCCCATACGTATGTCAGCGTGCTCGGCCCACAAGTGGAGGCTCCGATCTCCCACCCGACCGTCCTCAGGGATGGCGGGTCACCCGGTCAGGCGGC is a window of Streptomyces mirabilis DNA encoding:
- the mycP gene encoding type VII secretion-associated serine protease mycosin; this encodes MTRKATTSRATTHKATHKAIRKASRRATQRAGALSVLLAASLALLPSTAAHADGIRAQEWALDAMHTQQAWRTTKGQGITVAVLDTGVDDQHPDLAGNVLTGKDMVGFGAQRGDRAWARHGTAMAGIIAGHGHGVGNGDGVLGIAPEAKILPVRVILEDGDSARTRARNTRGNALAEGIRWATDQGADVINLSLGDDSKSAHPEPAEDAAVQYALKKGAVVVASAGNGGEKGDHISYPAAYPGVIAATAVDQNGTRASFSTRRWYATVSAPGVDVVIADPDDKYYEGWGTSAASAFVSGAVALIKAAHPGLSPAQIKKLLEDTARNAPSGGRDDSRGFGFIDPAAAIEAAGRLKPDSTHAAAYGKKYFGMGPDAAPDDNQPSGWVGPAAGGAGVLLLAASVILWRGRRFSGQDVSGDVPL
- a CDS encoding serine hydrolase; amino-acid sequence: MAPHRARRRRTRRSGRRTLVHIVVASAVLVGGTAAGAVYVKAQAHDRRSLVSSPSASPGTSSSASAASSPSQETSVEPVTKPTVDRDALLTKAMKAVALEDGAEVSVAVFDIDSGEGAAYGEGAFDTASIVKVDILATLLLQAQDADRHLTATEKTYATAMITNSDNASASALWDIIGQADGLDAANKRFGLTDTSGGDGALWGLTQTTAADQLTLLQQVFGDDSELSEASRTYLQGLMGEIAADQHWGVSAAADGTQWALKNGWLARSSTGLWDINSIGRVTVDGAEYLVATLSNGNTTKAKGISVVEAAAKAAVAAFGSA
- a CDS encoding SseB family protein translates to MANKNIPDSGFPDDDGSADPRLSAALAAWAEDRTAVRPVLEALKGARLLVPVVAVLGEVEEDENGLRHEKTSDMAVPTLKAGHRTALPAFTSTESLARWDPAARPVAVPLHQALQAAAHEKADTVVLDLAGPVPYELTGSALLALAEGRTTADPLADPAVVEAVRAAVAAEPAVLRAHLGPGEADGTLALVLDPNAAPAEAARALAGRLAADETLRARLVRGLDLALLPAGTTPPGEPLYVRQ
- a CDS encoding DUF1844 domain-containing protein → MSDTPPQNPDFDSMTRDIAEVPAVEVLVTVAVNLMSAAAVKLGLTEEGDKYKDLDEARKLIHALAGLLDASATEISSFHASPLRDGLKSLQLAFREASIVPDEPGQGPGEKYTGPIYG